In Erwinia pyrifoliae DSM 12163, the genomic window AATTTCATTAAAAGCACCAGGAATAATCGCGCGCAGCGCCTGTGGCAGGATAATACGCAGGGTGCGGCGCGATGACGGCAGGCCAAGGGCGGCGGCGGCCTCGAACTGCCCGTGATCGACCCCGGCGATGCCGCCACGTACGATCTCGGCGGTGTAGGCCGCCTGCACCAGCGTCAGCCCGATAACGGCAGTGCTGAACTGACCGAGCACGTCGATGGTTTTCCAGGTCGCCAGGGTTAACGGAGTAAAAGGAACGCCCAGTGACAGCCGATCGTAGAGATAAGAGAAGTTGTAAAGAATAATCAGCACCAAAATCAGCGGCAGCGAACGGAACAGCCAGATATAGCTGAACGCCAGCCCGGACAGCAGCCAGGAAGGGGATAGTCGGGCCAGCGCCAGCAGCACGCTCAGTACGCTGGCTGTCAGCGTCAGCAGCAGGGTCTGGCCCAGCCCGGACAGGATCGCCGGGGCAAAGAACCAGTGGGCAAATACCGACCACTCCCAGCGCGGGTTGAACGCCACGGACTGCACGACGATGGCCAGAATAAACAGCGCGATGGCCGTACCGGCCAGCCGCAGCGGGTAGCGTGCGGGCACCACGCGCAAGGTTTCACTGGATTTCATCGGCGGCTCCGGTAGTCATTGTTTGATACAGCGATTTAGTAAAACGCAAACGACCGTCGAACGGCGGCTTGCTGTAGTCCTCCGTATCGCGCGTGGTATCAAACTGGGGCTGATAGCCGTGTGACAGATACAGCCGCACCGCCTCCGGCTGGCGGAAGCCGGTGGTCAGGTAGATGTGACGGTAGCCTGCCCGTTGCGCCCGTTGTTCCAGCTCCACCAGCACCTTCTGCGCCAACCCCTGGCGCCGCAGATCGCCGCGCGTCCAGATCCGTTTCAACTCGGCGGTTTGCGCGTCGAATGACTTGTAAGCCCCCATCGCAATAATTTCTCCGTGCCGTTCCAGCACCACAAACATCCCCTGTGGTGGCAGATACCATTCGGTCAGCTCAATTTCGGCATCTCTTGCGAAGAAGTCGCCATAGCGGGCGCTGTATTCCCCAAACAGCCCGGCAATAATCGGTTCCAGCTCTGGCGCTTCCGGAGACAGCTGGCGGAAATTCTCTTCGCTCATGTCAATCTCCGCTAATCGCCCAGCCCGGACGGGTTAATTTCAGAATGATCGAGACGCTCAATGCCTTCTCCCCAGCGATTCAGCACTTTGTCGTATTCGCCACCTTTGATCACGCCGTTCAGCGCGGCGTTAACCGCCGTCACCAGTCCGCTGTCTTTCTTCAGCGTGACGGCAATATGGGCCGCTTTTGGCCAGCCGCCGTCCACGGTGCCCACCCGTCTGGTCTTGCCGGTCAGAGCCGCTTTCCATGCACCAATCACGTTGGGGCCGAAATAGGCATCGGCGCGGCCGGACTGTCGCGCCAGCGTTTGCGCAGCATCGTCTTTAACGTAGTTGGGGACGAACGGCTTCAGCCCTTTCTTCTGATTTTGTTCCTCCCACGCCAGCAGGATAGCTTCCTGATTGGTGCCGGAACCGACAATAATCCGCAGCCCGGCGATATCTTCGGCTTTGGTTATCGCGGCGATCTTGCTGTCAGATTTAACGTAGAAACCCAGTGAGTCACGGCGATAGGTGGCGAAGTCAAATTTCTCTTTGCGCGCTTTGGTCACCGTGACGTTGGTTATCGCCGCGTCATATTTACCGGAACTGACGCCAAGCGGCCAGTCTTCCCATGAAGTCGGCACCACATTCAGCTGTAGCCCGAGACTGTCTGCCACCAGCCGGGCAATATCCACTTCGCTGCCCAGCAGGGTTGTGTTGTCATCGGAAAACAGCGTGAGCGGCGGGGAGTTAAGGGCGGCAACGGCAACGGTAAACTTACCCGGCACCGCCAGGCTCAGGTTTTTCGGCAGCAGGGCCACGGCCTGTGGGTTGAGCGGGGCATGAACGGGGGCGCTGTTGGCCTCTACGCTGATGCCGGTGTCGTTGATCTTCACCGTTTCTGCGTTTGCCATCGTTGCGATCGGTAATGCGGTGGCCAGCAGAGCGAGTAATGGCAATGTGTTTCATAGTGACCTACGCTGATATGAGTTAACAGGCAAATGAGCAGGGCAGCGGCGCTGTCCTTCAGGCGATGTCGTGTAGTGCCGCTTCGGCCAGCTGGCTGAAATAGTGTGCCGCCGGGTAGAGCAGGTCTTCATCCGGGTTAAATCCGGGATGGTGTAGCCCAAACTCGCTGGCGCTGCCGATGCTGACGAAGGCTCCCGGGACATGATGCAGATAAAAGGCAAAATCCTCGCCGCCCATTTGCAGCTCGGCGTGCTGAACCTCGTAGCCCTCGCGTGCTGCCACCTGCTTGCTGAATTCCGCCCAGCGTTCGCTGTTGATCAGGGCAGGTGGGCCGGGATGCCAGCTCAGATCGGCGCGTGCGCCAAAGCCATTGGCGATACCCGTAATCAGCTGCCGCAGACGCTGCGGCAGCTCGCTGCGGATCTGTGCGTTATAGGTGCGCACCGTCCCTTCCAGCACCACCTGCTGTGGCAGCACGTTCCATGTATTGCCGCCTTCAATGCGCGTTACGCTGACCACCACCGTTTCCAGCGGACTGTAGCTGCGGCTGACTAGAGTTTGTAGTGCGCCAACAATCTGGCTGGCGATAACAATGGCATCAATGCCTTCCTGTGGACGTGCGGCGTGCGCGCCTTTGCCGTTGACCTCAATAGCAAAACGGTCGACGTTGGCATAGAACGGGCCGCCGCGTGTGGCAAAGATGCCTGTGGGTAGCTCCGGGGCATTATGCATACCGAAAATAGCGCTCACGCCCTGGAGTGCGCCCGCATCGATCAGGGTTTTCGCCCCGCCAAAGCGCTCCTCCGCCGGCTGAAACAGCAGGCGCACGCGGCCTGGCAAGGTCTTCTCGCGCGCCTTCAACAACTGCGCCGCACCGAGCATCACCGACGTATGCAGGTCATGGCCGCAGGCATGCATGACGCCCTGATGCTGCGAGCGGAACGACACCTCGGCAACTTCCTCAATCGGCAGGGCGTCGATATCCGCGCGCAGAGCGATTAAAGGTTCCCCCTGTCCGATCTCCGCCACCACACCGGTGGTGAGATCCCAGGGCAGTGGGGTGATACCCGCCTCATTCAGCCAGCTTTTAATGCGTGCGGTGGTGGCAAATTCCTCGTGGGACAGCTCGGGAAACTGATGCAGTTCACGACGCCAGGCAATCAGCTGCTGTGCAAGGGAATGACTCA contains:
- a CDS encoding amino acid ABC transporter permease, with product MKSSETLRVVPARYPLRLAGTAIALFILAIVVQSVAFNPRWEWSVFAHWFFAPAILSGLGQTLLLTLTASVLSVLLALARLSPSWLLSGLAFSYIWLFRSLPLILVLIILYNFSYLYDRLSLGVPFTPLTLATWKTIDVLGQFSTAVIGLTLVQAAYTAEIVRGGIAGVDHGQFEAAAALGLPSSRRTLRIILPQALRAIIPGAFNEIISLAKGTAMVYVLAMPELFYTIQMVYNRTQQVIPLLMVAAVWYLLITTLLSVVQHYVERWLARGTTRQSGNRQPASPQRAAITPIRS
- a CDS encoding GNAT family N-acetyltransferase → MSEENFRQLSPEAPELEPIIAGLFGEYSARYGDFFARDAEIELTEWYLPPQGMFVVLERHGEIIAMGAYKSFDAQTAELKRIWTRGDLRRQGLAQKVLVELEQRAQRAGYRHIYLTTGFRQPEAVRLYLSHGYQPQFDTTRDTEDYSKPPFDGRLRFTKSLYQTMTTGAADEIQ
- a CDS encoding M20 peptidase aminoacylase family protein, encoding MSHSLAQQLIAWRRELHQFPELSHEEFATTARIKSWLNEAGITPLPWDLTTGVVAEIGQGEPLIALRADIDALPIEEVAEVSFRSQHQGVMHACGHDLHTSVMLGAAQLLKAREKTLPGRVRLLFQPAEERFGGAKTLIDAGALQGVSAIFGMHNAPELPTGIFATRGGPFYANVDRFAIEVNGKGAHAARPQEGIDAIVIASQIVGALQTLVSRSYSPLETVVVSVTRIEGGNTWNVLPQQVVLEGTVRTYNAQIRSELPQRLRQLITGIANGFGARADLSWHPGPPALINSERWAEFSKQVAAREGYEVQHAELQMGGEDFAFYLHHVPGAFVSIGSASEFGLHHPGFNPDEDLLYPAAHYFSQLAEAALHDIA